The sequence below is a genomic window from Anaerocolumna chitinilytica.
AAATAAGGCTTCTCCCTGGGTATAATTCGGCTTGTCCATACCATAAGGTGCGTTATCGGTATCAAGGACCTTAAACGTCTTGCCACCGGCCGTCACTTCTTTATTAGGTGAAAAAACATCATTAATAGAAGTAACAATCCCATGAATAAGCTGGTCAAACTGAGCCTGGACTGTCATAATAACAGAGACATTGACAGTACTATTGTATTCCTTTACATCGTCATCATAAGCATTTAGGGCTGCCTGATAATCCGTATCGCTCATACTGGCTGTTTTGACTGGTTTTACAGGCATATCTGTATAATTCGCTTTCGCAGCACCTCTGGAAACCAATAATCCCTTCAGAGATCCTATATCCGTATTATTCTCAGTTGATATAGGTAAGTCCATACGGTATACGTCTCTGTTAAAGGCGGTCCATACAGGTTTAAGCAGGTCGGAAGATTCATTGACTTTCGCCACGCCCATCTTGTAGGTCTCGGTTTCTGTAACCAGTGGCATATCCTCTGCCATAACTGTTACAACTCCATCAGAATTCTCTTTATAGGATATATTAACGATACCTCCCAGTTCATCCAAAAGGTTATTTCTTTCATCCCTCAAGTCATTGGCATGTTCTTTCCCATTGCTCTCATATAAGGATATCTTTTTGTTCAAATTATTAATCTGATTTGCAATATCATTTACGGTATTTACTTTATCTAAAATCTGCTGGTTTAAGTTTACCTGATAGTCACTTAACTGCTTGGATATATTATCTGCTCTTTCTAAAAAACTTTTTGCATCTTCAAGAAGAGAAGCACGAACCTCAATAGCAGCGGGTTCCTTGGCAAGTTCTTGTAAGGAAGTCCACAAATCATTTAAGGAATCCTGAAAAGCGACTCCTTCTGTCTCTCCGAACATACTCTCCACTTCTTGTACCGTCTCATACTGGGTCTGATAAAAACCTTGTCTTCCGGCCTCTGTACGGTATGATTTATCATAGAACATACTACGAACCTGTCTTACAGTTTCGATGTCCACGCCCAGACCTGTCTGGAGGGTCGATATGTGGTTTACTCCCCATTTTTGGTATGCGAAGTCAGACATTACTACCTGCTGTCTGGTATAACCTTTAGTTCCCACATTTGCAAGGTTGTGTGCCGTTGTATTAAGTGCGCTTTGGCTTGTAGTAAGTCCGGAAACCCCTACCTGTAAACTGCTTGATAAGCTCATAATATTTCACCTGCTTTTGTATTATTCTTCATTTGTATCATTTATTGCTTCGCATCAAACATCCCCGCCTGGTCGGGATAAGCGTCCACCTGATTGGCACCCTTGTTGTACCCATTATTGCCCGGCAAGACTCTGGCGCTTTGTATAAAATTCATATTGAATTCTATCATCTCCAGGGATTGTTGTATTAAGGATTTATTGTGATTGTTAATTTCTGCGAGATTTTGTATCGTTCGCTTCAGAGCATCATGAATTTGGATCAGTTTATCTTTCTCAGCCGGCTGTTTTTCCATCATTTGTATGACAGTGCGGATATTGATTGATTTCGGGTCTTTGCTGACCACTACACCTATATTCTTTATGACTTCTTCCCTTTTCTTTTCAAGGGCATTTATCCTGTCTGCCAGGAGTTGTTCTTTGTTTGTTATTTCCTGAAGAGTTTTAATATCATTCTTTACGATTATCTGTGTTTTTTCCCTGGCAGCCGGAAGAAGCTCTTTATAAATCTCGCATTCCTGCTCTAATGTTATGATTAATTCTTCAATTAAACTAGCCACAGCCAAACCTCTTTCTATAAATACATCTGGTTATATGGTTTTCTCAAAATATTTCTCAACAATATGGGAAGCTACTTCTTCCATGTTGACATTATAAGTGCCTGACTGTATCTGTTTCTTAATTGCATTGACTTTATCCTCACGTACATCGGGAATCTGACTAATCGCTTGTTTTGCAATCTGGTAATCCTTTGCCGTATTGGAAATCTCTAACTTATCTTTTTCTGAACCGCCTGTAACCTTGGATACCTTTTGAATATTACTGGCTTGATATACTTGTGAAATTTTGTTATATGCATCGATTCGCATTCTTTTCACCACCTAACTGCTTTCTTTCTACTTGCTATGTAATATTTATCGGCCACTAGACCTATTAAATTAAGAGTAAATACAATATTTTTTATCCGCAATTCCATTATATGTAAAATTCTTTATCTTTTTACTTCTACAGCCAGTTGTATTTTTTGAACAAAAACTATTAAAACCTCTGTGTTAATTTCTCCAAGTTCTCCACTTTTCATACGATTCTAATGTCATATAAAAACTATTAAGAACTCCCGGATCAAAAAGAGAGCCTGCACATTATATCTAATGCTGCAGACTCTGCTTTTTTTATAAACATATATAATTTAGCAATTAAGTTTTAATTAGTATTTTATATCCTTTAAAACATCACAAAAATCAAAGGTACTAAAATAATCCTTAGGACTTTCTTTTCTTCTGATTAGCTTTACCGAACCGTCTTCCTGTAGCAAAAGCTCTGCAGATCTTAATTTGCCGTTATAGTTATACCCCATAGCATAACCATGGGCACCTGTATCATGGATAACAATAAGGTCTCCCTTATCAATCTCCGGTAACATGCGGTCAATTGCGAACTTATCATTATTTTCACAAAGGGAACCGGTCACATCATACATATGATCCAAAGGCTCATTCTCTTTCCCCATGACAGTAATATGATGGTAGGCTCCGTACATAGCCGGCCTCATAAGATCTACCGCGCAGGCATCCAGGCCAATATACTCTTTGTAAATGTGCTTTTCATGAATTGCTGTTGCTACCAGATGTCCATAAGGTGCAAGCATAAATCGCCCTAATTCTGTATAAATTTCTACATCTCCCATACCTGCCGGTACCAGCACCTCTTCAAAAGCCTTTCTGACCCCTTCACCGATGGCCAGGATGTCATTGGGCTCCTGATCCGGTTTGTAGGGAATTCCCACGCCGCCGGACAGATTGATGAATTTGATCTTAGCACCTGTTTTCTCATTTAATTCTACGGCAAGTTCAAAGAGAATCTTAGCCAGCACCGGATAATATTCATTGGTTACCGTATTGCTGGCAAGAAACGAGTGAATTCCGAACTCCTCTGCTCCAAGACTCATAAGCTTCTTGTAGCCATCTATCAGCTGTTCTTTGGTAAAGCCATATTTAGCATCTCCGGGATTATCCATAATTCCATTGCTTATAGTAAACACTCCGCCAGGATTATAACGGCAGCAGATTGTCTTTGGAATGCCTGTCAGTTCGTTTAATATATCTATATGGGTATAATCATCCAAATTTATAATTGCATTCAGCTCGCTCGCTTTTATAAATTCTTCCGAGGGAGTTGTATTAGAAGAAAACATAATATCGCTTTCCCTAAAACCAAGAGCATCTGACATCATTAATTCTGTCAAAGAAGAGCAATCTGCCCCGCAGCCTTCTTCTTTTAATATCTGAAGAATAAAAGGATTGGGAGTGGCTTTCACAGCAAAGTATTCTTTAAAGCCTTTATTCCAGGAAAATGCCTGCTTTAATTTTCTGGCATTCTCTCTGATTCCTTTCTCATCATATAAATGAAAAGGGGTGGGATATTCTTTTACAATGGCTTCAAGCTGTTCTTTTGTAACAAATGGTGTCTTCATTTTAGCACTCTTCCTTTCTGCATCTTAACTTTTGCTTTCGTATAATTTATAATTAACGTCGTAATTTATTATTGTTTCTTTTAAGGAACACTATAGTACAATGTTCTACTCTTGTCAATAATATTTAATATACAATTTTTATCAACAGTCCAGTATCTTTGTTATTTTCCCTTCTCTTACTACATCACAGTATTCTTTAATATTATTGATAGGCGAATCCAATACAATCCCTATATGCTTGTCCTTTTTGTGATGTGCATCGGACCCTCCCGTTACAGGCTTGTGCCACTGCATTGCATATTCGCCTGCCAGTTTGTTATAAATTGCTTCTCTATTACCACCGTTTATAATCTCTACCGCATCTTCAAACTCAGGGGTTGGTCTTACATCTTCCAGCAGATACCGTTTACGGAAGGGATGGGCATGTACGATAAAACCGCCGTCATTCTTTATCTTATTGTAGTGCTCGGCAATATCCATTCCAAGAATATCCCTGTTTTTAAGAAGCCAGTCTTTATTCAGGCCATATATCAGAAAATCCATTCCTTTAATACTTTCTTCCCAGCCAAAAAAGACAGATAACCCAATTTTTTTCCCTTCTTCATATGCCTCCTCATAACCTTTTATAAAGCCATTTACCCACTGTTCCCAGGGCAGCTTACGGGATACTGCCGTATTCCCATTGTAAAAATGATCGGTTATGATAATGCCGTCATATCCCAGTTCTTTGTAAAGTCTTGCCTGCCTGCTGCCGCTTATATCTGCGCAGGCACTTCCTTCCTTCGTGTGTACATGCGTATCATATTTATATGTTTTCATCATGTTTTTCTCCATATGGTGTATCCTATGCTATAATAGATCCCTTTGAGCGTTTCAATTTTTCACTGTTGAAATAAAGCAGCCCAACTATAGCATACCTGAAACTTAATTACAATATGTAACCAGCTTCAATACTCTATTTACTTTTATGTATATTAAGTATAAACTTATACCTGATACCATACAGGAAGGATATTATTATGGAATTAATCGATCAGTTTATGTCCTTTGGACTTACCAGACAGGAATCAACTATTTACATGACCTTGCAGATTAATGGTGAGCTTACGGGCTATGAAGTTGCCAAGCTTACAGGAATTTCCCGTTCCAACACTTATAACGCATTAGCTGGATTAGTAGAAAAAGGAGCCGCCTTTGTAATGGAGGGCAGTGTAACCAGATATACAGCAGTTGCTTTTGAAGAATTCAGCAATAATGTGATATATAAATTAAGTGCTATCCGAAGCCGGATTATCCCAAATCTTCCTGAAAGGAAGAAGGAAACTGATGGGTACATCACCATTAAAGGCGAAGAACACATTATAAATAAGCTCCGTAACCTTTTAAATGAAACCGAAAGCCGAATCTATATCAGTGTGTCCTCCGATATCCTGGATATTATACGTCAGGATATTCTGAAATTGATAGACGATAAGAAGAAAGTTGTTATTCTGACTGATAGTCCGTCAGGCTTTGACGGTGCCGTAATTCACAGAAAGGAACAGGTAAAGCGCCAGGTTCGCCTTATCGTAGATTCCAGCAAAGTGCTGACCGGCGAAATAACGGATAAAGATTTCTCTACCTGCCTCTATTCCAAGAATCAGAACCTGGTAGATGTCTTTAAAGAAATGCTGCAAAATGAGATTACTCTCCTGCAATTAAAAGAAAAGGAATCCGACCGATAACACTCAGTCCGGATTCCTTTTCACTCTCTTTTTCAAGTGCTCATCAGTGGGAAGATAGTCCAAATTGCTGGATTTTAAACTTTAAATATGTTAGAATAAGCCTATTGACGATTTTATGAAAGGAAATAAATGTATGGAACAATATACCGGCAGTCAGATTGTAGTTTTAGAAGGTTTGGAGGCTGTCAGGAAGCGTCCCGGCATGTACATCGGAAGCACCGGCTCAAGAGGTCTGCACCACCTTATATGGGAAATTCTTGATAACGGAATAGATGAGCATCTGGCAGGCTTTTGCACAAAAATCAATGTAATACTTAGAAAAGACGGCGGAATAACTCTGAGAGATAACGGAAGAGGCGTTCCTGTTGACATACACCCTACGAAAAAGATTCCCACCGCCAGAGTGGTTTATACCATTTTACATGCCGGGGGAAAGTTTGGCGGAACCGCCTATAAAGTATCCGGAGGTCTTCACGGTGTTGGTGCCTCTGTTGTGAATGCTCTATCAAAACGTATGATAGTCGAGATTCGTAAAGACGGTAAAATATATCAGGACGAATATATTAACGGCGGCCATCCTATTACAGAGCTTGTGGATGGTCTGTTGCCGGTGATCGGTAAATGCAATAAAGGCGATACCGGAACACAGGTTACCTTCTACCCCGACGATACCATTTTTGAGACAATAGAATTCAAATCCGATACCATTAAAAAGAAATTAAAAGAGGTTGCTTACCTCAATAAAAATCTTGCTATTCATTTTCTGGATGAAACCACCGGTGAAGAAAAAGTCTACCAGGAAGAATTCGGAATAAAAAGCTTTGTATCTTACTTAAATCGCGAGTCAACTGTACTTCATGATGAGCCTATCTATATCTGCGGTCAGAGCGGTGAGGTAGAAGTTGAAGTTGCATTTCAATATACAGATTCCTATACTGAGCAGATAAATGCTTATTGCAACCGAATCAATGTTGTAGACGGCGGTACCCTTGTAACCGGCTTTAAAACTGCCCTTACCCGTGTAATCAACCAATATGCCAGAGAGCTTGGCACCCTAAAAGAAAAGGATGAAAATCTGGATGGAAAAGATATCAGAAACGGTCTGGTAGTTATCATCTCCATCAAACACCCTGATCCCCAATTTGAAGGACAGACCAAAACGAAGCTTGGCAATACCGATGCCAAGAGTGCGGTGGATGAAGTCTTTTCCTCCGAAGTACAGCGCTACTTTGATAAGAATATAGAAGTTCTAAAACGAATTATCGATAATTCCATGAAGTCCTACAACGCCAGAAAAGCCGGTGATAAAGCAAGACTAGCCGTACTGAAGCAGATCTCTGATTCTGACGCTAAAATAAAGCTTGCATCCTGCTCTTCCAAAAAAGCAGAGGAATGTGAAGTTTATATTGTCGAAGGTGATTCTGCCGGCGGAACGGTAAAGACCGCCAGAGACCGCCGTACCCAGGCTGTGCTTCCCCTGCGCGGAAAGATTCTGAATGTAGAGAAATCTTCCCTTGAGAAAATACTTGTCAATAATGAAATCAAGTCCATGATTGCTTCCTTTGGCTGCGGAATTGGTGATGACTTTGACATTAATAAACTCCGTTACAACAAGATTATTATCTTAACCGATGCCGATGTAGACGGGGCCCATATCAGTACTCTTCTTCTTACCTTTTTCTATCGTTTTATGCCTGAGCTGATTTTGGAAGGAAAGGTTTACAGAGGGCTTCCTCCTTTATATAAAGTAGAATACGAAACTTCCGGAAAGAGCAAAAAAAAGAAACAATCGGAATATTTATTTAATGATTTTGAACTGGAGAAGTTCCGTAAAATAAAAGAGAATAAAATACTAAACCTCCAGCGTTACAAAGGTCTTGGTGAAATGGATGCCTCCCAGCTCTGGGAAACCACCCTGAATCCTGAAACCAGAATCCTCGCCCAGGTCACTATCAGTGATACGGTAGAAGCTGACGAGATTACTTCTATCCTGATGAGCAATAATGTTCCGCCCAGAAGGAGTTTTATTATAGAGGAAGCCAAATACGCCAAGCTGGATATTTAACCGGCATTCAGCTTCCTATACAAAAACCTTGAAAAGAAATGGGAGAAACCATGAAACCA
It includes:
- a CDS encoding diaminopimelate decarboxylase, encoding MKTPFVTKEQLEAIVKEYPTPFHLYDEKGIRENARKLKQAFSWNKGFKEYFAVKATPNPFILQILKEEGCGADCSSLTELMMSDALGFRESDIMFSSNTTPSEEFIKASELNAIINLDDYTHIDILNELTGIPKTICCRYNPGGVFTISNGIMDNPGDAKYGFTKEQLIDGYKKLMSLGAEEFGIHSFLASNTVTNEYYPVLAKILFELAVELNEKTGAKIKFINLSGGVGIPYKPDQEPNDILAIGEGVRKAFEEVLVPAGMGDVEIYTELGRFMLAPYGHLVATAIHEKHIYKEYIGLDACAVDLMRPAMYGAYHHITVMGKENEPLDHMYDVTGSLCENNDKFAIDRMLPEIDKGDLIVIHDTGAHGYAMGYNYNGKLRSAELLLQEDGSVKLIRRKESPKDYFSTFDFCDVLKDIKY
- the flgK gene encoding flagellar hook-associated protein FlgK, which gives rise to MSLSSSLQVGVSGLTTSQSALNTTAHNLANVGTKGYTRQQVVMSDFAYQKWGVNHISTLQTGLGVDIETVRQVRSMFYDKSYRTEAGRQGFYQTQYETVQEVESMFGETEGVAFQDSLNDLWTSLQELAKEPAAIEVRASLLEDAKSFLERADNISKQLSDYQVNLNQQILDKVNTVNDIANQINNLNKKISLYESNGKEHANDLRDERNNLLDELGGIVNISYKENSDGVVTVMAEDMPLVTETETYKMGVAKVNESSDLLKPVWTAFNRDVYRMDLPISTENNTDIGSLKGLLVSRGAAKANYTDMPVKPVKTASMSDTDYQAALNAYDDDVKEYNSTVNVSVIMTVQAQFDQLIHGIVTSINDVFSPNKEVTAGGKTFKVLDTDNAPYGMDKPNYTQGEALFNRKSVPRYRDPDMSDPAESLLPAGTKIYVEEDPDNIYSLFTLGEIEINSEISNNYSKLPLNSGKGTAGVDQKSADKLLALWKQPFAAISPNSLAVSTFKDYYTNFTGELANRGNELNNTSQNQATMVKNIDDQRQAIAGVSSDEELTNLIKYQHAYNASSRFITVIDQMMEHIVTRL
- a CDS encoding TrmB family transcriptional regulator, whose product is MELIDQFMSFGLTRQESTIYMTLQINGELTGYEVAKLTGISRSNTYNALAGLVEKGAAFVMEGSVTRYTAVAFEEFSNNVIYKLSAIRSRIIPNLPERKKETDGYITIKGEEHIINKLRNLLNETESRIYISVSSDILDIIRQDILKLIDDKKKVVILTDSPSGFDGAVIHRKEQVKRQVRLIVDSSKVLTGEITDKDFSTCLYSKNQNLVDVFKEMLQNEITLLQLKEKESDR
- a CDS encoding PHP-associated domain-containing protein, which produces MMKTYKYDTHVHTKEGSACADISGSRQARLYKELGYDGIIITDHFYNGNTAVSRKLPWEQWVNGFIKGYEEAYEEGKKIGLSVFFGWEESIKGMDFLIYGLNKDWLLKNRDILGMDIAEHYNKIKNDGGFIVHAHPFRKRYLLEDVRPTPEFEDAVEIINGGNREAIYNKLAGEYAMQWHKPVTGGSDAHHKKDKHIGIVLDSPINNIKEYCDVVREGKITKILDC
- the flgM gene encoding flagellar biosynthesis anti-sigma factor FlgM, encoding MRIDAYNKISQVYQASNIQKVSKVTGGSEKDKLEISNTAKDYQIAKQAISQIPDVREDKVNAIKKQIQSGTYNVNMEEVASHIVEKYFEKTI
- a CDS encoding flagellar protein FlgN, with the translated sequence MASLIEELIITLEQECEIYKELLPAAREKTQIIVKNDIKTLQEITNKEQLLADRINALEKKREEVIKNIGVVVSKDPKSINIRTVIQMMEKQPAEKDKLIQIHDALKRTIQNLAEINNHNKSLIQQSLEMIEFNMNFIQSARVLPGNNGYNKGANQVDAYPDQAGMFDAKQ
- a CDS encoding DNA gyrase/topoisomerase IV subunit B — its product is MEQYTGSQIVVLEGLEAVRKRPGMYIGSTGSRGLHHLIWEILDNGIDEHLAGFCTKINVILRKDGGITLRDNGRGVPVDIHPTKKIPTARVVYTILHAGGKFGGTAYKVSGGLHGVGASVVNALSKRMIVEIRKDGKIYQDEYINGGHPITELVDGLLPVIGKCNKGDTGTQVTFYPDDTIFETIEFKSDTIKKKLKEVAYLNKNLAIHFLDETTGEEKVYQEEFGIKSFVSYLNRESTVLHDEPIYICGQSGEVEVEVAFQYTDSYTEQINAYCNRINVVDGGTLVTGFKTALTRVINQYARELGTLKEKDENLDGKDIRNGLVVIISIKHPDPQFEGQTKTKLGNTDAKSAVDEVFSSEVQRYFDKNIEVLKRIIDNSMKSYNARKAGDKARLAVLKQISDSDAKIKLASCSSKKAEECEVYIVEGDSAGGTVKTARDRRTQAVLPLRGKILNVEKSSLEKILVNNEIKSMIASFGCGIGDDFDINKLRYNKIIILTDADVDGAHISTLLLTFFYRFMPELILEGKVYRGLPPLYKVEYETSGKSKKKKQSEYLFNDFELEKFRKIKENKILNLQRYKGLGEMDASQLWETTLNPETRILAQVTISDTVEADEITSILMSNNVPPRRSFIIEEAKYAKLDI